From Vreelandella neptunia, the proteins below share one genomic window:
- a CDS encoding AraC family transcriptional regulator produces MQAGDFFLTSTALPYEMRWQAREGDTFEVMHLYLTHSLIDHASRHLLGSQIGPISFLDISGEQDDLVRMLLEQMWRELVARCEPSSFFVSSLAQALAVHLIRTYRDPKVTCRLNNALQAYKLRRVIDSMNQRLAEAFSLSDLVDTAQLSEYHFSRLFKKATGLSPSQYFIRLRMDRARHLLLHTDRSTIDIGMEVGYSNPSHFSQVFRHKVSIAPSA; encoded by the coding sequence GTGCAGGCGGGGGACTTCTTTCTGACCAGCACTGCATTACCGTATGAGATGCGCTGGCAGGCCAGAGAAGGCGACACTTTCGAAGTGATGCATCTGTATCTCACCCATTCGCTGATCGACCACGCATCCCGCCATCTGCTGGGCAGCCAGATCGGCCCGATCAGTTTTCTCGACATTTCCGGCGAACAAGATGACTTGGTGCGGATGCTGCTCGAGCAGATGTGGCGGGAACTAGTCGCACGGTGCGAGCCCAGTTCATTTTTCGTCAGCAGTCTTGCCCAGGCATTGGCCGTTCATCTTATCCGGACTTACCGCGATCCAAAGGTCACGTGCAGACTTAACAACGCGCTGCAAGCTTACAAACTACGTCGCGTCATCGACTCTATGAACCAGCGCCTGGCCGAAGCCTTCTCCCTGTCGGACTTGGTTGATACGGCACAGTTGAGCGAATACCATTTCAGTCGGCTGTTTAAGAAGGCGACGGGGCTGTCGCCATCGCAATACTTCATCCGTCTGCGCATGGATCGCGCGCGTCATCTGCTGTTGCACACCGACCGTAGCACCATTGATATCGGAATGGAGGTTGGTTATTCGAATCCTAGCCACTTCTCGCAGGTATTCCGACACAAAGTCAGCATCGCCCCAAGCGCCTAA